One Candidatus Zixiibacteriota bacterium DNA window includes the following coding sequences:
- the lptB gene encoding LPS export ABC transporter ATP-binding protein, with translation MDRLSSINLFKKYRKRAVVDGVSITVNPGEIVGLLGPNGAGKTTTFHMIIGFISPNSGQVFIGDKDITNFPMYKRAGMGIGYLAQEPSVFRKLTVEDNIKAILQMQPMSRKKQAERLEFLLKELDISHLRKRKAYSLSGGERRRVEITRTLVTEPQFILLDEPFAGIDPLAVEDIQKIISRLTKQGLGVLITDHNVRETLSICDRAYIMCDGKILKAGTSQFLAEDPEARKIYLGEKFRLN, from the coding sequence ATGGATAGGTTAAGTTCGATAAACCTTTTCAAGAAATATAGAAAGAGGGCCGTTGTTGATGGCGTCTCTATCACGGTCAATCCGGGTGAGATTGTCGGCCTTCTGGGACCCAATGGAGCCGGCAAAACGACCACTTTCCATATGATAATAGGATTTATTTCCCCCAATTCGGGCCAGGTATTTATCGGAGATAAAGACATTACCAATTTCCCCATGTATAAGCGAGCCGGTATGGGAATCGGATACCTGGCACAGGAGCCATCCGTCTTCAGGAAACTGACCGTGGAGGATAATATCAAGGCGATTCTCCAGATGCAGCCGATGTCCCGCAAAAAACAGGCGGAGAGGCTGGAATTCCTGCTTAAAGAGCTCGATATCAGCCACCTTCGCAAGAGAAAAGCCTACTCTCTTTCAGGAGGTGAAAGACGCCGAGTGGAAATTACGCGAACTCTGGTCACCGAGCCGCAGTTTATACTCTTGGATGAACCATTTGCCGGGATTGACCCCCTGGCGGTTGAAGATATCCAGAAGATAATTTCCCGCCTCACCAAGCAGGGGTTGGGAGTACTTATAACCGATCATAATGTACGCGAGACCCTTTCGATATGCGACCGAGCGTATATTATGTGTGACGGGAAGATTCTCAAGGCCGGGACCTCCCAATTCCTGGCCGAGGATCCGGAGGCTAGAAAGATTTACCTGGGAGAAAAATTCAGGTTGAACTGA